GATCGCGAACAAAAGTAACATGGGAATCGTATACCAGGGAAACTGCGAGATTTCGTAGGCGGCAGCTCTCATGCCGACGCTGGTATGGGTTAAAGGCAGGACAAATACGACGGTTTGTAGCAAAGATGGCAAATCGGCGGGTTCAAAGAAAGTGCCTCCCAAAAACGACATGGGAACGATGAGAAAATTGTTAAACAATCCCACGGTTTCCAGAGATTGCACTTTCAATCCTACAATAACGCCCAATCCCGAAAACACAGCACAATTGAGTACCAAAAGACCCAAAAACAAGGGATTGAGAAAGCTCCAAATCTTGCCAGTAAATAGAATGGCCACCACCAACACCGAACCGGAAGTAAGCAATCCCCGTACCACGCCAGCCATCATTTTCCCCAGATGCATGGCGAGGGGATGGATGGGTAGCAGCAGCATCTCTTCAAAGGTTTTGGTATACAAGCGATCGCCACAAATAGAAAATACCGTACCGGTAAAACTAATGGTCATGGAAGAGAGAGCCACCATCCCCGGTAGAATAAATTCTAAATAGCTCTCGCCAATTCCCGGTCGAATGGAACTTCCCAACCCCAAACCAAACGCCAAAATATAAATCAACGGTGCCACCAAACCAGATGCGGCGACCTGGAGAACCCGCACTCGCAAATCCAGCCAGTCTCCCCAAAATATGGTCAGGCTATCTTGCCATAGAGTATCTATCTGCCAGTTGCGAAAATTTCCCCATTTGCCAAGGGAAAGCGTTTTTTGCAAAGCCACGAATCTAAAATTTCAATAACGTCAATTCTCTATTTTTAGCGTTTTTTTTACAATTCTCAACAAATTGGTGTATTTTTTGTATCTTGAGACGGTTTGCTTTCCCCGTGGGAACCATGCTGGCAGGTATGGGAAGCTTCTGGAACTGGGTCGTACCCACCAGGATGGAAAGGATGGCAGCGAACCACTCGTCGAACCGCCAGCCAACTACCGTAAACAATGCCAAACCGTTCGATGGCTGTGAGAGTGTATTCGGAACAGGTGGGATAAAACCGACACCGTGGACCCAACAGGGGAGAAACCAACAGTTGGTACGCCTGAATCAACCACATCAAGAGAATTTTGAGGGTTTTTCCCAGAAAACGAAATAATGGCATAGAATTTAGCAAGAACCCCATAAGCCGTTAAAAAATCCGTAAGCTAATTCTATGGTACATTGCAAAAGGAAGAATTAGGCATTTTGCGAATTTTGGAAGGTACGCCTGGTTTTGGGATTCAAATTACGGCTGTTGGTTTGTGGCTGGCACTGGTGTTTGCGGCTGCCGCGATCGCCAAACAGATAGCATCCAACCCAGAATTGGTCCGCAAAGTAGTTCACATCGGCACCGGCAACGTGATTTTGCTGGCATGGTGGCTGCAAGTACCGGCGGAATTAGGCATTGCCGCAGCGATCGCGGCTAGCATCGTCACCCTGTTATCCTACTGGTTCCCCATTTTACCGGCCATTGACAGCGTCGGACGCAAAAGTTTGGGAACATTTTTTTATGCCGTCAGCATCGGCATTTTGGTAGCGGCTTTCTGGCATCTAGAACAACCCCAATACGCTGCCATTGGTATTTTAACCATGGCGTGGGGAGACGGTTTGGCGGCATTGGTAGGACAAAATTTCGGTCGCCACAAATATAAAATTCTGGGAAATAAAAAAAGTTGGGAAGGTACCACGACCATGGTAGCGGTGTCTTTTGTG
This window of the Geitlerinema sp. PCC 9228 genome carries:
- a CDS encoding ABC transporter permease, with translation MQKTLSLGKWGNFRNWQIDTLWQDSLTIFWGDWLDLRVRVLQVAASGLVAPLIYILAFGLGLGSSIRPGIGESYLEFILPGMVALSSMTISFTGTVFSICGDRLYTKTFEEMLLLPIHPLAMHLGKMMAGVVRGLLTSGSVLVVAILFTGKIWSFLNPLFLGLLVLNCAVFSGLGVIVGLKVQSLETVGLFNNFLIVPMSFLGGTFFEPADLPSLLQTVVFVLPLTHTSVGMRAAAYEISQFPWYTIPMLLLFAIALSFIGAYQFSHQQD
- the yidD gene encoding membrane protein insertion efficiency factor YidD, which codes for MPLFRFLGKTLKILLMWLIQAYQLLVSPLLGPRCRFYPTCSEYTLTAIERFGIVYGSWLAVRRVVRCHPFHPGGYDPVPEASHTCQHGSHGESKPSQDTKNTPIC
- a CDS encoding diacylglycerol/polyprenol kinase family protein yields the protein MQKEELGILRILEGTPGFGIQITAVGLWLALVFAAAAIAKQIASNPELVRKVVHIGTGNVILLAWWLQVPAELGIAAAIAASIVTLLSYWFPILPAIDSVGRKSLGTFFYAVSIGILVAAFWHLEQPQYAAIGILTMAWGDGLAALVGQNFGRHKYKILGNKKSWEGTTTMVAVSFVVCSSLLLATQGNCWQTWVSATLVAIAAASLETISQLGIDNLTVPLASASLAFWFGLLSL